GTTGGATTAATCATAGGCTTAACTCGTGGTCTGGTCATTGTTCTTGCTCTTTTTATCTGCGTTGGATTAAATCCAGAGAGTGGGTTTAGTCGTTATGTGGAGTCCTCTCCAATCTATAGTCAGAGTGCTGCAGCTGTATTTGAACCTATTGTTGGTGAGACTGTACAGAAGAAACTTCCTATTCTAACGAAGACCGTTGCAGCAGAGATGAATGATATCCTACGCAGAAAATATGAGGTTATCGATCACGAAATTCCTCAGGATATTATAGGGGCAGCAGAAGACATTGTTGGACAAGCGCAAGAGGAAGAGAAAAAAGCAAGACTTCTCTATGATTGGGTAGGTACACGTGTGACTTACGATTATGCCAAAGCTGATAATTATTTGCAAAACAGGGTGTGGCATGAACAGACACCACAGGATACGTTCGACACTCGTCAAGGGGTGTGTATAGACTATGCTCGACTTTACGCTGTGATGGCTCGTTCACAGGGCTTACAGGTGCGGGTTGTAACAGGCCAAGGTTACGATGGGCGTGGCGGTTATGGTGCGCATGCTTGGAATGAAGTATATATAAGTGATCGGCAAGCTTGGATCCCACTGGACCCGACCTGGGCGAGCAGTGGAGATTGGTTCAATCCGAAGGATTTTGATGAAACTCATATAAGAGAGAACGCCCTCTGAGTGAGGGCGCTGGGCTTATTGGGTGTGGTACAATAAACTCAAGTAACGTCAGCTCGACCATAAATGCGAGTGCATGCTCACAATAAGCAGCTTAGAAATCACCTTCATCATAAGAGCAATGTCGCAGGTAACAGTATGCCAGACATTTTTTTGTAGAAGGGAAGAAAGCTGGTGAGCTTGTTCGGTAAGCTGCCCCCGCCTAAGGACGGGATATCTTCAAGAAATGCTGTGGGTCTGAAACTGAATATTTTTTTCTTTGGTACTTTTTTTGTTTTTTGTATTATTATCGTACGTCTTGCAGGTTTGCAGTTTACTGAAGGGGCTCTGTTGTCTGAAGAAGAAACGAATCGGGAAACAAAGATTGTTCCGCTCGCAGCGATGCGTGGGATTATTTTTGCTGCCGAAGGAGAACAGATTGCCTATTCAACACCTACGGAGTCGCTTTACCTTACATTAACTAAAGATTACACAGCTAGAACAACAGATAAAGCAACGGGTGAGACCTCACTCACGGAGAAGGCGAAGAACAACTCTAATGCGCTTGCGGCAAGGCTTGCGGCTGAT
This window of the Paenibacillus sp. FSL R10-2734 genome carries:
- a CDS encoding transglutaminase domain-containing protein translates to MINGWLTSLSDANIISIALLLVVIFSLLQGWSRGFSSATGRLFGLLGTGLFTIVSLVLAIPAVAYLNPYVETWASGISLPDTKLTQWQQIYYTAVSVLSESPLVRFLLLLLISYMLIRMLLGLLSMLLPFQQLRRTKKFKDRKITQVSRLGGAIVGLIIGLTRGLVIVLALFICVGLNPESGFSRYVESSPIYSQSAAAVFEPIVGETVQKKLPILTKTVAAEMNDILRRKYEVIDHEIPQDIIGAAEDIVGQAQEEEKKARLLYDWVGTRVTYDYAKADNYLQNRVWHEQTPQDTFDTRQGVCIDYARLYAVMARSQGLQVRVVTGQGYDGRGGYGAHAWNEVYISDRQAWIPLDPTWASSGDWFNPKDFDETHIRENAL